The sequence CGTCCGTCCCGCGCATGGGACGGACGGGAGGTGAGAGCGATGACTCGACTCGTGACGCTGGCGCTGTGGGTGCTGCTCGCGGTTCCGGTGAGCCTGGTCCTGACGGCCTGTGACTGCGGCTGCGGGCAGGGCTAGTCACTCGATCGACGCACCGGCGGTCGCCTGGCCAGCGATCGCCGGTTGCTTCGCCGGCCGCGCCGTCGTGACTGCCCGGCCACCCGTCCCGGCCCCGGATTCACATCGGCCGTCTCGCCGGGTGTCTCGCGACGCGCAGCCGGGAACGGCCTTTGCTCTTTCTTCGGCCGTCCTGCCACAGGACGGACGGGAGGTGAGAGCGATGACTCGTTTCGCGAAGCTGGCCCTGGTGCTTCTCGCGGCGCCGACGACGATGTTCCTGACGGCGTGCAAGTGCTGCTGCCAGTAGTCGGGGCCAACGCGGTTGGCTGCTGACTCGACCCTGCTCCGTGCGCCGGCGATCGATTGGCCAACGATCGCCGGTTGCCTGGGGCTGGACGCCCTGGGGCTGTTCGGGCTGCCGGCGCTGCACCTGCACGGGCTGCGCGGCTACGCCTGGTGGGCCCTGTGTTTCGGCGCGAGCTTCGGTCTGCTCGCGCGGGCGCGGCAGGGGGACCGGCGCGCGCTCGGCCTGGGGTGGCAGATCGAGCCGAGCGCGGCCTTCTGGCTCCGGGTATCCGCCTGGATGATCGGCGCGATCGCATTGGGGTTCGCAGCCGCCGTGGTGCCGTCGCGCTCCGGCAGCGACCCGTTCGGCTTCTGCCGGCCGGCCGGGGAGGTCGGAATCCAGCGCATCTCCGACGACGTGCTCCTGGCCCCGGCCCTCGAAGAGCTCGCGTTCCGCTTCCTCCTGTGCGGGGCGCTCGCCGGAAGACTCTCGCCGGGCGCGAACATCGCGCTGAGTGGCGCCGTGTTCGCGCTCGCGCACGTCGTGCTCGGCGGGATCGGGCCGGACAGCTTGCTCGGCGGCTTCTTTCTGGCCTGGGCGTTCCTGCGCAGCGGAACGATCGTGGTGCCGGTGGCGATGCACGCGATCGGCAACGCCCTGTTGCTCGCACTCACCGGCAGCGGCGCGCTGGCGCTCTTGGCCTGTCCCAGCTAGCGCGTCTTGCGCATGCGGGCGCCGAGCTCGTCGGAGCTCAGGATCCGGTAGAGCTTGAACAGGCCCGCGGCGCCGAGCAGGAGGAAGACCCAGGCCATCGGGGTCTCGACGTCGGGACCCTGCGCGTGAGCGGCGTCCTTCTGCTGGGCCTCGTTCATCGACTTGGCGAGCTCCTCGAAGAAGCTGCCGCCGCCCTTTTCGTCGCTCGGCCACACGATGTGGTCGTCGGGCACGGAGAGCGACTGACTCGCGGCGCGCAGGATGCCGACCGTGCTGGGCCGCGAGCTGCGCTGCCACATGGCGACCGCCGCGATCAGGCCGTCGGTGGTGGGCACGAACGTCACCTGCGCCTCGGGCAGGTCGGGGCGCTTGCGGTAGGTGCCGCTCAGCACGAACTGGCGCCGCTCCGCGTCGCAGCTCGCCTCCTTCACCGTGACGGTGTCTCGGAGCACCGCGGTGGTGACCTGCAAGAGCTGTGACTGCGCGCGGCAGGCGTTCTGGACGTCGTTCCGAGTCATGTGCGTCTCGCGGCTGGAGACGATCGCCAGCATGCCTTCGCTGCGCCCGTTCCGCTGGCCGCAGTCGTAGAGCGCGAGCACGCGCGCGTCGCCGCCGTTCGACTTGCGCCGTGTGCAGGACGGAGGGACCGAGACTTCGACGCGCAGGCTCGAGCCCTCGAGCGCGAGGACCTGCGGCTCCACGGGCTCTTGTGACTCCGCGCCTTCCTCGGCCGAAGCCTGGTCCTGCTCCGCGGCACGCGCATCGGCCTGCGGCCGGGGCGCTTCGTCCTGGCCCTTGGACTGGCTCGTGTCCAGGGTGCCGAGTGACTTCGCGCCGGCGGGCGGCGGCTCGCTCGAGTAGTGCAGGTGGCCCTGAGCGTCCTCCCAGCGGTAGATCTGGGCACGCGCGAGCGGGCTCGGGCCGCACAGCGTCCAAGTCAGAGCGAGCGCGAGGGGGAGGGTGACTCGCCGCATCTCCGGCGACTCATCGGCCGGCCGGCCGACTGAGTTGACCGTCTGGCGCGCTCGGCCGCTGCGACCCCTTGCGACGGGCATGGCGGAACCGACACTCCGGCGACATGCAACTCCGGTCTCTGGTCCTCTTGGCGCTGGGCGCGCTGACCTCCGGCTGCGTCTGGGCCGGCTGGGGCACGTTCCCGCAGGCCTCCGGCGACGGGGTCGAGGGCTACGCGGCCTATCTGAAGCGCGAGCAGCTCGAGCCGTACGCGAAGGGCAAGCACCCCTACCCGCTGAACGAGCCGATCGCCAACGGCGACCTCACCACGGTCGTGACCACGCCCGAGCTCACGCTCTTCGTCGAGCTCGAGGGTTACTCACCGACCGTCAGCTTCTGGGGCATCGGAGTGCCGATCGTGCCCATGCCGGTGGGCCTGATGCGCGGGGACCAGCGGCTGCGGATCACCGTGCGCGTGGCCAAGGCCGCAGAGGGCGCGCTGCTCCAGGCGCACAGCCTGCGCGTGCGCACGAGCGCGGGCGAGGTCGAGCCGATCTCGTTCTATCTCTACCGGCGCAAGGCCTCGCCGCAGGCCAACCCGTCCGAGGCGATCGCCGTGCAGAGCCACGATCGCCTCGACTACAACTTCGACCTGGTCGCGCCGCACGAGCCCTTCACGGTCCAGATCGAGGGGCTGCCCGGCGTGCCGTTCCAGCCCAGGACCGTCTGGGATGCCGGCCTGATGGACCTGAACTGAGTCCCGGTCAGGCGAGCTTGCCCGGCACCACCGGGTGGCTCGACGACAGGCCGCCGTCGACCGCGATCGCCTGGCCGTTCACGTAGCTGGCCTCGTCGCTGGCCAGGAAGAGCGCCATGCGCGCGATCTCGACCGGCTGGCCCGCGCGCTTGAGCGGATTGAGCTGGCCGATCTTCTTCTCGCTGCCGCGGGCGCGGGCGAAGTCGAACATGGGCTTGGTCATGCCGGTCTCGATCAGCCCGGGGCAGATCGCGTTCACGCGCACGCCCGTGCCCGCGAGCTGGTTCGCCGCGGTCTGCACCAGGCTGATGACTCCCGCCTTGCTCGCGCTGTACGGGCTGCCACCCGCGCCCGAGCGCAGGCCCGCGACCGAGGCGGTGCACACGATCGAGCCGCCGCCGTGGTCGCGCATGTGCGCGGCGCCGTACTTGATGGCCAGGAATGGGCCGATCAGGTTCACGCGCAGCACGCTCTGCCAGTCACTCGCGCTCTGCTCGAAGAACGGCACGAGTCCGCCGC comes from Myxococcota bacterium and encodes:
- a CDS encoding CPBP family intramembrane glutamic endopeptidase, whose translation is MAADSTLLRAPAIDWPTIAGCLGLDALGLFGLPALHLHGLRGYAWWALCFGASFGLLARARQGDRRALGLGWQIEPSAAFWLRVSAWMIGAIALGFAAAVVPSRSGSDPFGFCRPAGEVGIQRISDDVLLAPALEELAFRFLLCGALAGRLSPGANIALSGAVFALAHVVLGGIGPDSLLGGFFLAWAFLRSGTIVVPVAMHAIGNALLLALTGSGALALLACPS
- a CDS encoding DUF4124 domain-containing protein; this encodes MRRVTLPLALALTWTLCGPSPLARAQIYRWEDAQGHLHYSSEPPPAGAKSLGTLDTSQSKGQDEAPRPQADARAAEQDQASAEEGAESQEPVEPQVLALEGSSLRVEVSVPPSCTRRKSNGGDARVLALYDCGQRNGRSEGMLAIVSSRETHMTRNDVQNACRAQSQLLQVTTAVLRDTVTVKEASCDAERRQFVLSGTYRKRPDLPEAQVTFVPTTDGLIAAVAMWQRSSRPSTVGILRAASQSLSVPDDHIVWPSDEKGGGSFFEELAKSMNEAQQKDAAHAQGPDVETPMAWVFLLLGAAGLFKLYRILSSDELGARMRKTR
- a CDS encoding SDR family NAD(P)-dependent oxidoreductase, encoding MRLSGKRAIVTGAASGIGRASALLFAAEGAAVVAVDLAEGVEETGAAIARAGGRCLVRRADAADEAAVRSLVETCVSELGGLEVVYANAGIGGGLVPFFEQSASDWQSVLRVNLIGPFLAIKYGAAHMRDHGGGSIVCTASVAGLRSGAGGSPYSASKAGVISLVQTAANQLAGTGVRVNAICPGLIETGMTKPMFDFARARGSEKKIGQLNPLKRAGQPVEIARMALFLASDEASYVNGQAIAVDGGLSSSHPVVPGKLA